A window from Betta splendens chromosome 1, fBetSpl5.4, whole genome shotgun sequence encodes these proteins:
- the LOC114863156 gene encoding ATP-sensitive inward rectifier potassium channel 12-like, translated as MVGTARPKLYYCPRRHSLMITGAMGAVRVNRYSIVSTDEDALKISSLDLHNGHSPLTQQTLSGACMLGEDGGGGGGGECPGGEEGRGALSLRLAGEPAAHAGRRASPACRLGLGLDVGTGRLRSRFVKKNGQCNVVFNNMEDKSRRYLADIFTTCVDIRWRYLLLIFTTTFLLSWLLFGFIFWGVALAHGDFELRLPAKGGSPPSAEDGRDEWRPCILHIQGFIGAFLFSIETQTTIGYGFRCVTEECPVAVVTVVVQSIVGCIIDAFMIGTIMAKMVRPKKRAQTLLFSHNAVVALRDGKLCLMWRLGNMRKSHIVEAHVRAQLIKPKVTAEGEYLPLEQTDIDVGYDDGLDRLFLVSPLVVVHEINKHSPLYDMSRSDMQKEDFEIVVILEGMVEATAMTTQARSSYLAKEILWGQRFEPVVFERGDRYDVDYSRFHKTYKVPSTPHCSARQLSQAMGGGGRSSSSSSGCSQSPSPFAPRAARHLLGPHSPSAFCYENEVALCCGDDQEDEERAERETGTWSARSDRDAKTRDEIHLGFKETFVEKQTVEMLCVLDTDNQISLDRLQPALPLYISRESGV; from the exons ATGGTTGGAACTGCCCGCCCCAAACTGTATTACTGCCCCCGCAGACACAGCCTGATGATCACCGGTGCCATGGGAGCGGTGCGAGTCAACAG ATACAGCATCGTTTCCACTGACGAGGATGCCCTGAAGATTTCCAGCCTGGACCTCCACAACGGCCACAGTCCCCTGACCCAGCAGACGCTGTCGGGGGCTTGCATGCTCGGCGAGGACGGcgggggcggaggagggggcgaGTGTCCGGGGGGCGAGGAGGGCAGAGGGGCCCTGTCCCTGCGGCTGGCCGGCGAGCCGGCCGCCCACGCCGGCCGCCGCGCCTCGCCGGCGTGccgcctgggcctgggcctggacgTGGGCACGGGCCGCCTGCGCAGCCGCTTCGTGAAGAAGAACGGCCAGTGCAACGTGGTGTTCAACAACATGGAGGACAAGTCCCGCCGCTACCTGGCCGACATTTTCACCACCTGCGTGGACATACGCTGGCGCTACCTGCTGCTCATCTTCACcaccaccttcctcctgtcTTGGCTGTTGTTCGGCTTCATCTTCTGGGGAGTGGCGCTCGCTCACGGCGACTTCGAGCTCCGCCTTCCAGCCAAGGGCGGGAGTCCTCCGAGCGCCGAGGACGGCCGTGACGAGTGGCGGCCATGCATTCTCCACATCCAGGGTTTCATCGGGgccttcctcttctccatcgAGACCCAGACCACCATCGGTTACGGCTTCCGCTGCGTCACGGAGGAGTGCCCGGTGGCCGTGGTCACCGTGGTGGTGCAGTCCATCGTGGGCTGCATCATCGACGCCTTCATGATCGGCACCATCATGGCGAAGATGGTGCGCCCCAAGAAGCGAGCGCAGACCCTGCTGTTCTCCCACAACGCCGTCGTGGCGCTGCGCGACGGGAAGCTGTGCCTGATGTGGCGCCTGGGGAACATGCGCAAGAGCCACATAGTGGAGGCCCACGTGCGCGCTCAGCTTATCAAGCCCAAGGTCACCGCGGAGGGGGAGTACCTTCCCCTGGAGCAGACGGACATCGACGTGGGCTACGACGACGGGCTGGACCGCCTGTTCCTGGTGTCGCCGCTGGTGGTGGTCCACGAGATCAACAAGCACAGCCCCCTGTACGACATGAGCCGCAGCGACATGCAGAAGGAGGACTTTGAGATCGTGGTCATCCTGGAGGGAATGGTGGAGGCCACGGCCATGACCACCCAGGCCCGGAGCTCCTACCTGGCCAAGGAGATATTATGGGGCCAGCGCTTCGAGCCGGTGGTCTTTGAGCGGGGCGACCGCTACGACGTGGACTACTCCCGCTTCCACAAGACCTACAAGGTGCCGTCCACGCCCCACTGCAGCGCCAGGCAGCTGAGCCAGGCCATGGGCGGCGGCGGGCGGTCCTCGTCGTCCAGCTCCGGCTGCTCCCAGTCCCCGTCGCCCTTCGCCCCCAGGGCCGCCCGCCACCTGCTGGGCCCCCACTCCCCCAGCGCCTTCTGCTACGAGAACGAGGTGGCGCTGTGCTGCGGGGACGaccaggaggacgaggagcgcgCCGAGAGGGAGACGGGCACCTGGAGCGCGAGGAGCGACAGGGACGCGAAGACGAGAGACGAGATTCATCTGGGCTTCAAGGAGACATTTGTGGAGAAACAGACGGTGGAGATGCTGTGTGTTCTGGACACGGACAATCAGATTAGCCTCGACAGACTACAGCCGGCTCTGCCTTTATACATCAGCAGAGAGTCAGGGGTTTAA